DNA from Evansella sp. LMS18:
GCTCTGATTCGTACTTTTCAATCAGTTTTTCTGTTGCTTTAATATTATTGAAAGGAAGTATAAGCGGCTTTTGTTCCCCAAATAAATCCAGGCCTGCCGATTCAGGGACCGCCTTCGGATTATCCTCCTCCCCAGCTTCTGATTCAGGTGGATTGATGCTGTACAGCACTTCGTTATAGCCACCGTGGTAATGCCCTTCAAATTTCGCAATCCTTTTCCTGCCTGTAAATGCATTTGCAAGCCTGACTGCCAGAAGCGTTGCCTCTGTACCTGAATTAGTATATCTCAGCCTTTCCATAGAAGGATAATGAAACTGGAGCTTCTCAGCAAAGGCTGATTCCAGTGCATGGGGTGTGCCGAATAAAAATGTACCGTCCATCTCCATCTGATCTGCCACTGCCTTCTTTATTTCATGATGTCCGTGGCCGGAAGCAAGAGCTCCATATCCCATTAAATAGTCTATATACTTGTTCCCATCCACATCCTCCACAATCGCTCCCTTCCCTTTTTTCATTACAATCGGGTAGGGGTCAAAGTGTTTTATATTTGCAGTAACTCCACCTGGTAATAATTCCTCCGCTTTTCTCATTTCATCAAAGGATTTTTTTGTTTTGTTCCCGTATTGGATATACGGATGATGATCAACTTTCCTGATGGCCATTTTTACTTACATTCCCCTTTCCTTCATTCCTTCATATTTTTGAAGTATTTATTTCATTCTATGATACTGTTACCCAAATAGAAAGGGTAAAATGCATATTTTTCAGTAAAAAATCTAAATTCTTCTAATTTGAAAGAACCTGGAGCAATTTGGAGGATTTCCTTCACTAATCTCCTTTAATAGATTATTTCTTCCGTTTTTGACCGAATTTAACTTTCATGGTTATAATGAAAAAAACAGAATATTTTTTAAATCGATTTAGGAGGGGATTTATATGGCACAGCCAAAGTACATCATGAACATCGACAAATTAACGCAGATACCTGAGGAAGAGCGGGAGAAACTAAAGCAGATTACAAACAAGTTTGTTTTCCGTGTAAACGACTATTACCTAAATTTAATTGATTGGAATAATCCGAACGATCCAATCCGTAAACTCGTTATACCTAACGAGGGAGAACTTGAAGAATATGGCCGTTGGGATGCTTCCGATGAAGACACGAACTATGCAGCTCCAGGCTGTCAGCATAAGTATGCTACTACGGCTTTGCTGATTGTGTCTGAAGTTTGTGGCGCATACTGCCGATATTGCTTCCGAAAGCGTTTATTCCGAAATGATATTAAAGAAGCAATGGCTGATGTACAGCCAGGAATTGACTACATCAGAGAGCACCCTGAAATAAACAATGTGCTGCTTACTGGAGGAGATTCTCTTATCCTCGCCACAAAAAAATTACGGGGAATTATTGAGCAGCTAAGGGAGATCCCTCATGTAAAAATCATTCGCCTAGGCTCTAAAATGCCAGTGTTTAATCCAATGAGAATTTATGAGGATGAAGAACTTCTTAAGCTGATCAGTGAGTACTCTACTCCGGAACAGCGTATTTACGTCATGGCGCATATTAATCATCCGGTGGAAATCACAGAAGAGGCGAAAAAAGGCTTCGATGCTCTGCATAAAGCTGGAGCAATCGTAGTAAACCAGACGCCGGTACTTAAAGGCATCAATGACGATCCTGAAGTGCTTGCAGAACTCCTGGATAAACTTTCCTGGGCAGGCGTTACGCCATACTACTTCTTCATTAACCGCCCTGTTGCCGGCAACAACGACTTCGTTCTTACACTTGAAGAAGCATATAACGCTGTAGAAGCTGCTAAAGCTAAAACGAGCGGACTCGGGAAACGGGTTCGCCTGTCCATGAGCCATACTTCCGGTAAGATTGAAATCCTTGCTATTGAAGATGGCAAAGCTTACCTGAAATATCACCAGTCAAGAGATAATGAGTACGGGAAGTTTATGGTGCTCGACTGCCCTGAAGATGCGGCATGGTTTGATGACCTTCCAGGGAACGAACAATACTGGACAAAGCCTAAAAAGAAACTTGAATCATTTGTTGGAGCAAATGAAAAGATTTCCGGACAGCCAGTATAAAGTGAACCTTCAATCAGTGGGGGGTTATTCATCCCCCACTGATTGTTAGTTGAACAAATCGGGATGTTAGCGTCCGTTATCTCACGCATAAAGAACATATTCGTTTCACCTCCTGTTTTGAGGCGGAAGTTTTACGGACGGTTACATCGGGATAAAAGATTTATTGAAGTACAAAGCCGGGATTACCCCGGCAAATAAAAAAATGGAGAGGCATTCAACCCAACAGGCTTGGGATGGTGCCTCTTTTTTTCAGAAAACCATTTCCACTAAACACCTGATTCTAGTAAGATGAAACTAAATGCTTTTAAAGAGAGTCGATAATCATGAAATTCTTCCTGCCTCTGTTCATCCTTATAAACTTGTTATTACTGATATCCTGCTCCGCCGGGGAGGAAATCCAGGGTAAAAATGCAGACTTTCCTACACATGAAATTGATCGTTTTCACAAACCGCCCCTGCATATCGAGCATATGGAGACTGAAATAAAAGACGGGAAAATAGAGCTTACTTTTTTGGCAGAAAACGAACATGGCCTTCCGTCAGCCGGCGAGGATTTCCACTATAGTTTTCCGGCATATATTTTTGATACGGAAGATATCCCTTATAAAATTACAGATATGGGAATCGTTCCAGCAGGCGGTGCTCCAAACGGAGAACGAGTTTTTGTGCACCTCCAGCTTAGCCCTGCCCCCAATGGGAAAAATACCACCCTTAATGTCCCATTAACTGTCTTCCCCGCTGTTTTTGAAGATGGTTATATATTCAGAATGGAGAAGAGCTCTCATGAAACTATTATTGTTGGAGAACTTGAAATGAAAAACATAACAGCGGATGAAACAACAATTTCCTTCCTTCTGATTGATCATCATCCGGAAAAAAACTCCCGTAACCTATCCTACAGCTATCGTATAGCCAAGGGTGATAATAGCGTGTATCCTGTACATACTTCCAGTAAACCGGACGGTAAAGGTACTTTCATTGAAGTAACATTTGCGAATCCTGTTTCTTTTCCAGCAGAGTTCATCATTGACAGAACATCTGCCTATATACCAGAAATGAGAACTTTATTTCATATTCCGCTGAGAGAGCCAACACCTTAACATGAATGCAAAAAGCTGCTGAGACCAAGCTCTCAGCAGCTTTTATTGTTTAATTTATACCAATTGGTTCAACTAACAATCAGTGGGGGATGAAGAAAACCCCACTGATTGAAGGTTCACTTTATACAAAAGAAGAAGAGATTTTAAAAATCATCATCATCCGCTGGCATATAACCATTGAACTGCATTGGGCCTTCCGTCATCCCTGGCCCAAAGCTTTGCTGCTGTGCAGGCATGCCTCCATAGTGGCTATGCTGGTGGGGCTGATGGCTGCCAGGCATAGCATGCTGACTTCCCTGCTGGCCTGCACTGTATCCTCCCGGAATTCCGTAATGCTGGTGCCCCGGGTATGGGAGTGCGCCACCAGGGCCGCCGCCATGCATCGGAAACGGAGCCTGATGCATCGGAACACCTCCATGCATCATTTGCTGACCACCAGGCATCCCCCCATATCCATAAGGTACTCCTCCAGGCTGCTGATGCATTCCTGCTCCCCCATGCTGATGAGGTCCATGATGATAGTCTGGCTGTTGTCCCGGCAGCATTCCAGGGTGCTGGTTCATTTGAGGCATATGATACTGCTGCATTTCATATTGCCCTGGTCCATGCCCCTGGCTGAAATGATGATTTGCCATCATCTCATGATGGCTGTGCCCCTGAGAGTGATGTCCCCCCGCTGTATGTTGCTGCCCGTGCCCGATAGTTCCTGCTTGTGTTTTGTTTGCACCACATTTACAAGTCAACTTATGCTCTCCTTTCATAACTGCTTTGATACTTACATAAAGCTTCTGAGTGTTCTGATCCTCAGGAAGGACCAGCAGGAGCTTTGCCGTAAAGAATTCAATGAAACAAAGAATGTATCCTGCAGATTAAGACATTGAACGTTAAAGCAAACAGCTTCTGCTCACTGATTCATAGTATGACCACAGAAGAAAAATGTGACTTTCTCCTGGTTCTTCTGCCGTTACAGTTACACCCCCAGGAATTGCGTCCACAGGGCCAAGAACAAACTCCTGTTTTATGCATAGGCTGGAATAAGGCTGCAAAAGGAGGACTGAAAGATGGGATACATGGAACCAACCAGTTTACTTATGAAAGGCGGCGGATCAGTTAATATACGCACTTCAAGGAGAGATGACGGGTTTAAAATGCACCAGCTTACTAAAAACGTGCTGCAGGAACAGAATAACGGATTGATTATGGTCCACTCTGATTTTCAAATGACTCCAGAGGACCAGGCGTTAAAAAATGAAAGCTTTCTACACTTCCCG
Protein-coding regions in this window:
- a CDS encoding KamA family radical SAM protein — protein: MAQPKYIMNIDKLTQIPEEEREKLKQITNKFVFRVNDYYLNLIDWNNPNDPIRKLVIPNEGELEEYGRWDASDEDTNYAAPGCQHKYATTALLIVSEVCGAYCRYCFRKRLFRNDIKEAMADVQPGIDYIREHPEINNVLLTGGDSLILATKKLRGIIEQLREIPHVKIIRLGSKMPVFNPMRIYEDEELLKLISEYSTPEQRIYVMAHINHPVEITEEAKKGFDALHKAGAIVVNQTPVLKGINDDPEVLAELLDKLSWAGVTPYYFFINRPVAGNNDFVLTLEEAYNAVEAAKAKTSGLGKRVRLSMSHTSGKIEILAIEDGKAYLKYHQSRDNEYGKFMVLDCPEDAAWFDDLPGNEQYWTKPKKKLESFVGANEKISGQPV